ACGGAAGATTCTTCATATCTTCCAAGGAAACCGGAGCAGATGCTTCCTTTGATCTTGTAGAGTCAGATGCCATGACAGCACTTGGGCTTTCCAAGAAAGCTGACGGATCTAACTACATAGCAGGAGCAGATGCAGTAATTGAACTTAACGGAGAAAAATTTACATCCAAATCCAATACATTTGAAATTAACGGCCTTACAATAACTGCCAATGAGGTTGCAGATAATATAACTCTTACAACCAAGCAGGATACAAGCGGCATCTATGATAACATCAAGAAGATGATCAAAGAGTACAACGACCTCATGAAGGAGTTTGCTACTCTTTATAATGCAGATCCTGCCAAGAAATACAAGATGCTCACTGACGATGAAAAAGACGCCATGAGTGATTCTGAGGTTGAGGATTGGGAGAAAAAGATCAAAGATGGTCTTCTTGCCAAGGACGATACAGTTGGAAATGTAAGGACTGCTCTTAGAGATGTAATGAATTCTTCCTTTGAAGTTACACTTAAGGATGGAAGTACTCAGTCACTTTCGCTTGCAAGCTTTGGAATTTCAACAGGAAGTTATTTTACCACAGAGGAAAATGAAAGGGACATGCTTCATATCGATGGTGATTCTGATGATTCGGCAGTAAGTGGCAACACTGACCTTTTGAAAGCAGCAATTTCATCTGATCCTGATAAGGTAATGAATTTCTTTACCGAATTGTCCAAGAGTCTCTATGGTAAACTTTCAGATCTAATGAAGGGTACTGAATACAGTAGTTCTTTCACAATTTATGAAGATAAGCTGATGGCTTCACAGTATAGTGCTTACAACACCAAGATATCAGATGCTCAGAAAGCACTTGAGGCTGCTCAGGATAAATATTACAAACAGTTCTCCAAGATGGAGACAGCACTTGCCAAGGTTAACAGTGCAAGTGGATCATTATCCAGCTTCTTTGGTGGAGGAGGCAGCTGATAGATGTGAGTGCACATGCTAAAAGGCTGTTTAGACAAAATAGGTCACACAGGTGACTGAATGGAAATGACAAAAAAAGAATGCGAGGGAGCGTATATGCCAGTACTTTCATCACAACAAAGAGCTTATGCACAGTACAAAAATAATAAGGTCATGTCTGCGTCAGGCCCTGAACTGACACTGATGCTATATGATGGAGCTATCAAGTTCCTCAATATTGCAGATTTTGCTATTGAGAAGAACGATATATATAAGGCACATGAAAATATAGTAAAGACTGAGAAGATAATCGATTACTTGAGAAATACTCTGGATATGAAGTATGCGGTTGCTCAGGATTTTGAGAACATGTACTCTTATATAGCAAGAAGACTTGTTGAAGCTAATATAGGAAAAGATCGTGAGATCATAGCAGAAGTCAACAAACATATGCATGCGATAAGAGATAACTGGATAGAAGTTATGAAGGCTAATCATGTGTATGTTAAGGATGCGTGACGCATAAACAAAACATGGTGTATAATTAATCTATATAGCGATTGCCATCTGGAAAGTAGGAGGGGGAAAATGCTGACATCCAGTCTTGATATGTTGGAAGAAAGTCTTGTTAAGAAGATTGATATTCTCACCAGGATTGAAGATGAGAATGAGAAACAAAGAGAAGTTCTCTCCAGTATGGATGAAGAGAGAGAAGCAGAATTTGATGCTACTATAGATAAGAAGACAGAACTTATCGACCAGCTTGGACTTCTGGATGACGGTTTCCAATCTCTTTTTGACAGGGTAAAAGAGGAAATTGGAGCAAATAAAGATCAGTACAAAGAGCAGATAAAAAGAATGCAGAAGCTGATCGAGGAAATTACCGGCAAAAGCGCTTCTATAGAAGCTTCCGAACACAGAAATAAACGACTTGCAGAGCAGTACTTCAGTTCCATCAGGCAAAAGATGGCACAGGGTAAACGCTCCTCTGCCGTAGCTTTTAACTATTACCAGACTATGACGAATTTCAAAGATATTCCGCCACAGTTTTTGGATAATAAAAACTAAAGATCATGAATAAAGATAAGAACACTTCACTAAATCCAGGTGAAGTGTTCTTTTTGTCTGAGTATAACCATTCTATATTTTGTGTGAACAATTAAGAATTAAATATCAATTCTTCCAGGCCAGGAAATTCGCTATATCGGCAAGTATGTTCAAAAACTTAATAGCAAAAGTAAAACTTTTTAAAAAAAATTTCAAATTGTAGAAAAAATATAAAAAAAAGTTTCAAAAAAGGTTAAGTTATCAAATTATGTGCCGATACTATTAGTGAAAAGAAAAACAAAGCAGCCATGGAAGGGACTCCGCAAAAGGTCTGCACAATAAAATTAGATGGAAAGGCAGCAGGGAAGCGGGCCCCGGTCATGGAGGAATAGAATATGGTAGTACAACACAACATCACTGCGATGAACTCTAACAGACAGCTCGGCATCACAACTGATGTCCAGGCTAAATCTTCTGAGAAACTCTCTTCTGGTTACAGAATCAATAGAGCAGCTGATGATGCTGCAGGTCTTGCGATTTCCGAAAAGATGAGAAGACAGGTAAGAGGTCTTACACAGGCTTCTGCTAATGCACAGGATGGTATCTCTATAGTTCAGACTGCTGAGGGTGCGCTCAACGAAGTACATGATATGTTACAGCGTATGAATGAGCTTGCTGTTAAGGCTGCCAATGATACACTTACAACACAGGATCGTTCCTATATCCAGCAGGAAATTACACAGCTTTCTGATGAGATCACAAGAACAGCTGCTTCTACAGAATTCAATAACCAGCATCTTCTGGATGGAACATTTACTAATAAGAACCTTCAGGTTGGTTCGGAAACTAACGAACAGAACCAGATCAATATCTGCATCAAGAGACTTAGTGCAACAAGTATCGGTGTTGGTGCAGTAATTAAGGAGACCAATTCAGGTATTACTGGCACTGGTAATGACCAGATGGACGTTATGTCCCACTCAAATGCTAAGTTAGCTATTGAGAATATTAAGCAGGCTCTTATCTCTATTTCAAAGCAGAGATCAGACCTCGGTGCTATCCAGAACAGACTTGAGCATACAATCAAGAACCTGGATAACGTAGTAGAGAATACACAGGCAGCTGAATCACAGATTCGTGATACAGATATGGCTGAGGAGATGGTTAGATATTCTAACAACAACATCCTCGCTCAGGCAGGTCAGTCAATGCTTGCTCAGGCAAATCAGACAAATCAGGGTGTACTTTCACTCCTTCAGTAAAAATAAAAGACTAAAGAAAAACAGGGTGGCTTCCGATAAACAAATCGGAAGTCATCTTTTTGATTAATGGTTCTGGAAACTCAAAACACAAAATTTATATTTTATTTATAAAATTGAGTGTTAAGTTTTTAGAATTATAGTCGATAATAAAGGTGTAAATAAACAAGAGAGATGTTTTATGCCAGCAATAAAACGGATCTCAAATAACAAAGCAAACGAGTGGCATGGAAGCCACCGTATTTATCAAGGAGGATAAAATTATGGTAGTACAACACAACATTACAGCGATGAATTCAAACAGACAGCTTGGTATCACAACTGGTATTCAGGCAAAGTCAAGTGAGAAACTGTCATCTGGTTACAAGATCAACAGAGCAGCAGATGATGCAGCAGGTCTTGCTATATCAGAAAAGATGAGACGTCAGGTTAGAGGTCTTACACAGGCTTCTGCTAACGCTCAGGATGGTATCTCAGCAGTACAGACAGCTGAAGGTGCTCTTAACGAAGTTCATGATATGCTTCAGAGAATGAACGAACTTGCAACAAAGGCTGCAAACGATACTCTGACAACTACAGACCGTACATACATCCAGTCTGAGATGAATGCTCTTTCAACAGAGATCACAAGAACAGCTGAAGCAACAGAGTTCAACAACCAGAAGCTTCTCGATGGTTCTTTCACAAACAAGAATCTTCAGGTTGGTTCTGAGACAGAAGCTAAGAACCAGATTGAAATCTGCATTAAGAGTATGTCAGCTACATCAATCGGTGTTGCAACATCAGACATTAAGGTTACATCACATGCTGATGCAAAGAATACTATCACAGCCGTAAAGGCAGCTCTTGAGTCAATTTCAACTCAGAGATCTGATCTTGGTGCTATCCAGAACAGACTTGAGCATACTATCAAGAATCTTGATAACGTTGTTGAGAATACTCAGAGTGCTGAATCTGCTATCCGTGATACAGATATGGCTACCGAGATGGTTAAGTATTCTAACAATAACATCCTTGCACAGGCAGGTCAGTCTATGCTGGCACAGGCTAATCAGTCTAACCAGGGTGTTCTTTCACTTCTCGGCTAATATATCTGCAATATATGTTTAAAACATCTGTTTGAAACATTGCAACTACCTTAAAGGGCTCCGGTTATACCGGGGCCCTTTTTCTGATATAATGATATTAACGAAAAATAGCAGATATCGGAGGGAATTAAAATTATTACAGGGGCAGGTGGAACCGAATGAACAAGGAACAGTCACACTGGAGGACAAATATTCATCACTGAGATGTAACAATCCTTAGTATTTCGATGACTCTGTTAAGAACTGATCCGCTTTCATTAACTTTCGCCCAGCCATTTTGAGCAATGCTTTCTCTTTCTGTATTATTTTCAAGATAATAGCTAATTTTATCAATCAGTTCTTCATAGCTCTTGTATGTTACAAGGTCATTCCCATCTGAGAAAAACTGATCTATTTCAGGCTGATAATTTGTGATAAGAAAACCTCTGCAGCCAAGAACATCCCATATTCTTTGTGACAGGCCACTTGTGATTGAACGGGTGGTAATGTTCAAATTGATCTTACTTTGTCTGAAGACAAATGGCATTTCTTTTAGACTATCCACACCACCATGAACATGGATATTCCTTGAAAGATCACCTGTTTCACTTTGTGTAAAAAAGTGAAGTTCTGCATTATCTATAGACTTTCCAATGAGGTTTAATAGTTTGACTCTTTCTAAATACGTGATATGAGGCCCCAAATAGTCATTTAATGCAACATAGTCTGAGATATCATAAACACTCATGTCGGAGGGATAGAAGCTGTCACTAAGATTCTTTAGTTCAGAAATAAGCTTATTATCTACATTCTTTTTCAGTTCACTCATGCCATATACGTCACTAGCAAGTTGGTTTTCGAAAACCTGGTCAAGTTTGGATGATACAGCTGCAGAAAAAAGAGTAGTATCAGGCATAGGATCTTTTTCGTTATAAAGAGATCCTACAAAAGATATGTCGTATCTATAGCCGTTGGTATCGCCTAAGGTGTCATTTAATCTGACTGTTGCAGCTCCAAGTGGCAGATGATAGATACACTGAGGATTTTCAGTATGTATCGCATCGTATTGAGCTTTGTCAAAAAGAAAAATGCGATTATAACTACTTCGTATTGATGTATTAAATATCTCAAATACAGGGCAGTCTACTGTAACGGCAATATAGATGACGTGCAGTCTTTCACATAGAATAGCAATAAATGGAAGATAATTTATAGAAAAGACAAAAAGAGGCTTGTTGTCGTAAATCATATTTCCAAGTCTGTTTATTTTCTGGCTGATATCAAGAGAACTGTTCATTCCGTCTGTGTCTTCTATGACATCTACACCCAGAGCTTTATAAGCATCTATAAAATCTGGTTCACATATGCTTTTGTAACGGTAGAAGATTATGTTCATAAAATGCCCTCTTTAATGATATTATACCAAAAACATAACGTTATATGGTGTATAATTATTTTGAGGAAGAATGCATATGAAAATAGGAATACTATATTTGAACGAAATAAAATATGACGAGCTAGTGTGGGTAATAGTAAAAAAAGGGATTGATGGAGAAGTAATCGATACGGAAATCTCAATAAATAGCACTAGTAATCAGGATACAGAAAAGGTAGTTGGGCTATTAAAAGAAAATGGAATAGATATTGCTATATCCATGGACTTTTGTCCGGCAATTTCAGATGCATGCGAAAAACTGGGAATAAAATATGTCGCATGGGTATATGATGCGCCTCAGCAGGCATTATACAACAAGCAGATCACTAACAGTTGTAATCATATCTTTTCATTTGATAGAGATCAGACAGGTGAGGCGTTAGAGCTTGGTGCACTGGATGCTAGGCACTTACCGCTTGGTACTAATGTTTATAGGAATACTTCTCTGGTTGTTGATAAAGAAGATGAGAAGAGATTTGCCTGCGATGTTTCCTTTATTGGAAATATGTATGTAGATGATTTTTATGACAAGGTTTATGCACAGGTTTCCAACAATATCCAAAAAGAACTCGATGATATTATGGCTGATGCCATGGGAGTTTGGGATGGTAAAAGTAGAATATATGGAAGATTAAGTCCTGAGGCTACAAGCGAACTGATTGAAGCATCTGGTTATAGATTTTATGAGAGCAATCCCTTTGCCATGCCAGTGGATAGGTACCTTGGAACAAGAATCCTTGCTATAAGACTTACAGAACTTGAACGCAAAGAGATAGCCAGAAGATTATCTAAATATGACTTCAGGCTCTATACCAATACAGAGAATTTTGCGCTTGAAGGAGTGGATGTAAGGCCGGCTCTTAGCTACGATGAATCACTTCCTAAGGCTTATCATCTTAGTAAGATCAATTTGAATATTACTCTTCATTCCATTACATCCGGAATTCCCCTTAGAGTATTTGACATTATGGGAGTTGGTGGTTTTATGCTTAGTAACTACCAACCGGAGATTGAGGAGTTGTTCAAAATAGGAAGGGATATAGAAGTATACCGAAACATTGATGAACTCGAAGATAAGGTTAGATACTACCTTTCTCACGAAGAGGCAAGAAGCAGGATTGCTATTAATGGTTATCACACGGTTTCCGAGAAATACAGTTATGATGCAGGATTTGAAAAGATCATGAGGCATATAGGATTAGGATGAAAATATTTTTTCTGGACTGGAAGAGCCTCGGAAATGAGGATATAGTCAGTGCTGCGCAGTATCTTAATCAAAATGGGTATTCGATAGAAATAAGTTTATATCCATTTGATAATCACATCGAGGATGATGACAAAGAAGCTGCAGATAAGCTCACACAGGAGATTAAGAAGGAATCTCCTGACTTTGTCATGTCTTTTAACTATTTCCCACTAGTATCAAAAGCTTGTAAGGAAGTCGGCGTTAAGTACGCTGCCTGGGTTTACGATAATCCGGCAGTAAGGCTTTTCTCGTACACTCTTGTAAATGACTGCAATTATGTGTTTGTGTTTGACTCGCAGATGTATGAGACTTTTGCAAGCCAGGGAATAAAGACAGTACATTATCTTCCAATGGCAGCAGCTGTGAGGCGCTATGATGCACTTCCTGCTGATCCGGAAAAAGAAAAGAAGCTGTCAGGAAAGATTTCTTTTGTTGGTCATTTATATAGTGAGAACCACAATTACTATGACAGATTGATGGAAAAGGCATCGGATTATCTCAAAGGATACCTTGAGGGAATCATCAGATTCCAAATGGAAATCCAAGGGGTAAACTTGGTAGACAGGTTTTTCCCACCACAGGCAATGCAGGAAATGGTAGATATTCTGGGAATCAAGCCTTCATACGACAGTGTGGCTACCTATGAATATTTATATTCGAATTATGTTATCAACAGAAAGATAACATCATTGGAACGAAGTGAGATTCTGACTGAGATAGGAAAAAAATACCCTGTAGAGCTTTATACTTCTAACACCAGCTTTAAGCCACAGGGCGTCACCAATCACGGTGAAGTAGATTATTACCTGAGCATGCCCTATGTGTTCAAGAACTCTGATATCAACCTGAATATTACCCTTAGAAGTATCCAAAGGGGAATACCTCTTAGAATCATGGACATAATGGGCTGCGGAGGATTTGTTCTTACAAATTATCAGGAAGATATGCTTGATTTCTTTGTTCCCGGCGAGGACTTTGTTTACTATGAGAGCAGACAGGACTTGATGGATAAGATTGATTACTACCTGGCTCATGAGGATGAGAGGCTTAGGATTGCAGAAAATGGTCATAGGAAGGTCGCTGCAGATCATACCTATGAACAGAGACTTGCAGAAATCATAAATGTAGTCATGGGATGATCTGATATTAGATTGAACGGAGGTGCAGCACTTTAATGGATAATGAGCATAAATTCGACATGCTTGTTGTGATAACTCCAAAGGATTTCAGCAGGCTCATTGATCTATATCCAAGACTGATAGACAGCTTTCCATATGGAAAGGTGATGTTTGTCAGCGCGCCTGAGACCAGCGAGATAATTGCTAATAGTTCACTGAAGGACAAGGCGTGGGCCGTGGATGAGAATAGTCTTATCTCATTTGATGATGTTCACGAGTGCATCAGAAAGAAGATGGAGAATATCCTTGCAGGCAGAGACCTTCCAAGAGGTATTACGGGCTGGTATTATCAGCAGTTTCTCAAGATGCAGTATGCATACCTGTGTAAGGATGAATACTACATGGTCTGGGATGGAGATACTATTCCCTGTAAGCAGATATCCATGTTTCAGGAAGAATCAGGTAAACCCTATCTTGATATGAAGCATGAATACCATGCTGAATACTTTGAGACAATGGGAGTGATTCTGCCAGGCTTTGGCAAGGTTATCGAGAGATCTTTTATCTCAGAGCACATGCTGTTTCGCGTAGATATCATGCGAAAGCTTATAGAAGATATAGAGAAAAACAATAACATACCTGGAACTAAATTCTGGGAAAAGATAATAAATGCTATTCCTGAGGACAAGATTCAGAGTTCAGCTTTTAGTGAATTTGAAACCTACGGAACCTATACAGCACTAAAATTTATGGATGTCTACAAGCTTCGTGAGTGGCATTCCTTCAGACAGGGCGGTAATTTTTTTGACTACAAAACTATTTCGGATAGAGATTTTAAGTGGCTTTCTCAGGATTTTGAAGCAATATCCTTTGAAAAGGGACATGAAGTCAGAGAAGATAATGCCAATCTTTTTGATAATCCATATTATCAGGAAAAGCTTACCCCCAAGCAGATGCTACAGGCGGCACAGATGGAGTATAAGGACGGATATAAGGAAGTCTGGGCAGATGACATGGATGCTGCCAAGGCAAATACAACAAGTGGTAGTTTCTTATCTGGCGATGTAGTACCTGAGAGCCCGCTTAAGTATCTTGATAGGGATACCTATAAGATATATGAGGCACTTGGAGATGAGCTTACTGATAGGAATGTGAATCAGGCTTATCTGTGCTACGAAAATGCAGAGTTTTTATGTCAGGATGAGAATGGACGCAGTGATATTAGCAGTAAAAAGCAAGAGCTTGTAGAGTCAGGGGCTGTTAATGTGAACAAAACTGCGTTTGTTGTGCTGTCCTACAACAATCTGTATTTCACACAGAGATGTATCGAGAGTATTTACACCAATTGCAATCCGGATAGTTACCTTCTTGTTATTTTTGATAATGGCTCTACAGATGGAAGTCAGGAGTGGCTTGCCAAGTGGGGCGATGATCACGATGAAGCTTTGATAATCCTTAATGAAGAGAATCTGGGTTTTTCATCTGGGAATAATGCTGCATGTCAGTATGTTCCAGAAGGATACGATATCTTTTACCTCAATAATGATACCAGAATGCCAGCTAATGCACTGTTTTGGATGAGGATGGGACTATACTCATCGGATGATGTTGGCGGCGTTGGCGGCTTACAAAGTTATGCTGATGCTGATCAGCTTTTGGATGTTAAGTTTGATCTGCCAGAACAGTATGTGGAGTTTGGAGCATCACACAATGTTCCTATGGATATTTATCTTGAGGAACAGAGTAAGCTATGCGGTTTTGCCATGATGATAAGACGTAAGGTTTACGAGGCGACAGGAGGCTTTGATGAGCAGTTTAATCCGGGATTTCTGGAGGATGACGATCTGAGTCTACGAGTAAGAGAGCTGGGCTACAAGCTTCTGGTATGTCATAATGCCTATATTTATCATGCTGGAAGCCAGAGCTTTATCAAGCGAAATGACACCAATGAACTGTTCTTAAAGCACAGAGAGATATTACTTAGGAAGTGGAGCTTTGATTCCTCTAAGTATGCTGTAATGAGCGAAAATGAGCTGGCATACATAAGTAATATTGCGAAAAAAGGGTATGATACAAACAGCTCTTTTAAGTTTCTGCATATAGGTTGCGGTTGCGGAAATATGCTGGGACGAATTCATTTGCTTTATCCCAATGCCAGGCTCTATGGAGTAGAGCCTAATGATGATGTAAGAAAGTTTACTATATCCTGCGTTGATGTTTATAAAGATATAAATGAGTTGCCACTTGATTTATCAGAGTTTGATTTTGTAGCAAGGGATCTGGGATGAATGACAGGAAGATAACTTTTATAATCTGCGTGAATAATGAAAAATATATGGATGAGTGCAGATACTATATAAGTCAGCTTGAAATGCCAGAAGGCTTTGAAAGGGATATCATTGAAGTTCGGGAAGCAAAGAGCATGACTTCAGGCTATCAGACTGCCATGGAATCCTCTGATGCCAAATACAAAATATATATGCATCAAGATGTATTTCTTATCAACAGGAAAATGCTTCATGAAATGCTGGATATCTTTTCTGATGAATCTATAGGACTGATAGGAACTTTTGGAGGAAGCTTGTATCCTGATGGAGATGTGCATCTATATTGGGATAAGGGATCAACGCTCAATGCCAATTATTCTTTTGTAGAGCAGTATAAATTCGGCCAGATGCCTATATACGAAGAGGTGGATGCTGTGGATGGAATGTTCATGGCAACACAGTACGACATTGATTGGGACCTGCGTTTTACAGGGTTTCATATGTATGATGTAACTCAGTCTATCAGGTTCAGACAGTCAGGCTACAAGGTTTGTGTTTCAATGAATGACGATAGTTGGACGTTGCATGATTCGGGGTATTGTGACCTTTCAGTATATGATGATTACAGGGAAAAACTATTTGAATACTATCCGGAATGCTTTTATGAGAAAAAGAATATAGAAAGAGACCCTTCACAGTTTGATGACGATGAAGTGTCTCTAAACAAGCTCTTTGATGAAATTATTGTTTCTGAAAAAGAAAACTATGGACATTCCAAATATGAGAACATGACAATAGAGTCTTTCTGGGAAGAATACTGTAATGTTAAATTCCCGGTAAGACGCATGGAGTTTGGCTTTCCTAAAGAGGGCTGGATATGCCTTAAGAACTGGATTCTGGAAAAAAAGATTACTCCTACATTTCTCTTTTTTGTAGCTGCCCATGCATGTCTAGATCCTCAAAAAGTCGCTGACCAGATAGATGAGTTGTTTGCATAGTTAAATTGTTTTAGAGATCATGGATTATATCTATGATCTCTTCGTAGTAGTAGGCTTCATCGAAGGTATGCCCGCCCTTTGGATCATTATCGAGAGAATATCTTGAACTATCAGGAATTGAAGGGATAAATATGCTTTCGGCAATAGATGCAGATATATTTTTATACATAATTCCAAGTAGTTCATTTAGTATATTGATGTCATCGGTGTTTTCGAACTCTTTCATTTCTTCAGCTTCAAGGTGCTTATGGGCAAGATATTTTTCTACTACAAATATATGGGCATCTGGGCATAGACTGTGTATGATGCCAGAAAAAATGCTTACTCCAAGGAACCACTGCTTAAGG
The sequence above is a segment of the Butyrivibrio proteoclasticus B316 genome. Coding sequences within it:
- the fliD gene encoding flagellar filament capping protein FliD, translated to MPIRITGMNSGLDTESIITALTSTKKTKLDTAKGDQKKLTWKQEKWKDLNKKVVSFYNGMLSNMRFSTAYSKKTTSVSNSNAATVITGESAMDSTQNLNIKSLAKSGYLTGQEVKVGDEKAGNSTTMEQLGLSSGGTLSFKIGKAPENGAEDTRETLSVDVAAGDTIESVVSKLRAATTESGVSLNVNYDEKNGRFFISSKETGADASFDLVESDAMTALGLSKKADGSNYIAGADAVIELNGEKFTSKSNTFEINGLTITANEVADNITLTTKQDTSGIYDNIKKMIKEYNDLMKEFATLYNADPAKKYKMLTDDEKDAMSDSEVEDWEKKIKDGLLAKDDTVGNVRTALRDVMNSSFEVTLKDGSTQSLSLASFGISTGSYFTTEENERDMLHIDGDSDDSAVSGNTDLLKAAISSDPDKVMNFFTELSKSLYGKLSDLMKGTEYSSSFTIYEDKLMASQYSAYNTKISDAQKALEAAQDKYYKQFSKMETALAKVNSASGSLSSFFGGGGS
- the fliS gene encoding flagellar export chaperone FliS, which gives rise to MEMTKKECEGAYMPVLSSQQRAYAQYKNNKVMSASGPELTLMLYDGAIKFLNIADFAIEKNDIYKAHENIVKTEKIIDYLRNTLDMKYAVAQDFENMYSYIARRLVEANIGKDREIIAEVNKHMHAIRDNWIEVMKANHVYVKDA
- a CDS encoding flagellin N-terminal helical domain-containing protein, which produces MVVQHNITAMNSNRQLGITTDVQAKSSEKLSSGYRINRAADDAAGLAISEKMRRQVRGLTQASANAQDGISIVQTAEGALNEVHDMLQRMNELAVKAANDTLTTQDRSYIQQEITQLSDEITRTAASTEFNNQHLLDGTFTNKNLQVGSETNEQNQINICIKRLSATSIGVGAVIKETNSGITGTGNDQMDVMSHSNAKLAIENIKQALISISKQRSDLGAIQNRLEHTIKNLDNVVENTQAAESQIRDTDMAEEMVRYSNNNILAQAGQSMLAQANQTNQGVLSLLQ
- a CDS encoding flagellin N-terminal helical domain-containing protein, producing MVVQHNITAMNSNRQLGITTGIQAKSSEKLSSGYKINRAADDAAGLAISEKMRRQVRGLTQASANAQDGISAVQTAEGALNEVHDMLQRMNELATKAANDTLTTTDRTYIQSEMNALSTEITRTAEATEFNNQKLLDGSFTNKNLQVGSETEAKNQIEICIKSMSATSIGVATSDIKVTSHADAKNTITAVKAALESISTQRSDLGAIQNRLEHTIKNLDNVVENTQSAESAIRDTDMATEMVKYSNNNILAQAGQSMLAQANQSNQGVLSLLG
- a CDS encoding glycosyltransferase family protein; amino-acid sequence: MNIIFYRYKSICEPDFIDAYKALGVDVIEDTDGMNSSLDISQKINRLGNMIYDNKPLFVFSINYLPFIAILCERLHVIYIAVTVDCPVFEIFNTSIRSSYNRIFLFDKAQYDAIHTENPQCIYHLPLGAATVRLNDTLGDTNGYRYDISFVGSLYNEKDPMPDTTLFSAAVSSKLDQVFENQLASDVYGMSELKKNVDNKLISELKNLSDSFYPSDMSVYDISDYVALNDYLGPHITYLERVKLLNLIGKSIDNAELHFFTQSETGDLSRNIHVHGGVDSLKEMPFVFRQSKINLNITTRSITSGLSQRIWDVLGCRGFLITNYQPEIDQFFSDGNDLVTYKSYEELIDKISYYLENNTERESIAQNGWAKVNESGSVLNRVIEILRIVTSQ
- a CDS encoding CgeB family protein is translated as MKIGILYLNEIKYDELVWVIVKKGIDGEVIDTEISINSTSNQDTEKVVGLLKENGIDIAISMDFCPAISDACEKLGIKYVAWVYDAPQQALYNKQITNSCNHIFSFDRDQTGEALELGALDARHLPLGTNVYRNTSLVVDKEDEKRFACDVSFIGNMYVDDFYDKVYAQVSNNIQKELDDIMADAMGVWDGKSRIYGRLSPEATSELIEASGYRFYESNPFAMPVDRYLGTRILAIRLTELERKEIARRLSKYDFRLYTNTENFALEGVDVRPALSYDESLPKAYHLSKINLNITLHSITSGIPLRVFDIMGVGGFMLSNYQPEIEELFKIGRDIEVYRNIDELEDKVRYYLSHEEARSRIAINGYHTVSEKYSYDAGFEKIMRHIGLG
- a CDS encoding CgeB family protein, whose amino-acid sequence is MKIFFLDWKSLGNEDIVSAAQYLNQNGYSIEISLYPFDNHIEDDDKEAADKLTQEIKKESPDFVMSFNYFPLVSKACKEVGVKYAAWVYDNPAVRLFSYTLVNDCNYVFVFDSQMYETFASQGIKTVHYLPMAAAVRRYDALPADPEKEKKLSGKISFVGHLYSENHNYYDRLMEKASDYLKGYLEGIIRFQMEIQGVNLVDRFFPPQAMQEMVDILGIKPSYDSVATYEYLYSNYVINRKITSLERSEILTEIGKKYPVELYTSNTSFKPQGVTNHGEVDYYLSMPYVFKNSDINLNITLRSIQRGIPLRIMDIMGCGGFVLTNYQEDMLDFFVPGEDFVYYESRQDLMDKIDYYLAHEDERLRIAENGHRKVAADHTYEQRLAEIINVVMG
- a CDS encoding glycosyltransferase family 2 protein; the protein is MDNEHKFDMLVVITPKDFSRLIDLYPRLIDSFPYGKVMFVSAPETSEIIANSSLKDKAWAVDENSLISFDDVHECIRKKMENILAGRDLPRGITGWYYQQFLKMQYAYLCKDEYYMVWDGDTIPCKQISMFQEESGKPYLDMKHEYHAEYFETMGVILPGFGKVIERSFISEHMLFRVDIMRKLIEDIEKNNNIPGTKFWEKIINAIPEDKIQSSAFSEFETYGTYTALKFMDVYKLREWHSFRQGGNFFDYKTISDRDFKWLSQDFEAISFEKGHEVREDNANLFDNPYYQEKLTPKQMLQAAQMEYKDGYKEVWADDMDAAKANTTSGSFLSGDVVPESPLKYLDRDTYKIYEALGDELTDRNVNQAYLCYENAEFLCQDENGRSDISSKKQELVESGAVNVNKTAFVVLSYNNLYFTQRCIESIYTNCNPDSYLLVIFDNGSTDGSQEWLAKWGDDHDEALIILNEENLGFSSGNNAACQYVPEGYDIFYLNNDTRMPANALFWMRMGLYSSDDVGGVGGLQSYADADQLLDVKFDLPEQYVEFGASHNVPMDIYLEEQSKLCGFAMMIRRKVYEATGGFDEQFNPGFLEDDDLSLRVRELGYKLLVCHNAYIYHAGSQSFIKRNDTNELFLKHREILLRKWSFDSSKYAVMSENELAYISNIAKKGYDTNSSFKFLHIGCGCGNMLGRIHLLYPNARLYGVEPNDDVRKFTISCVDVYKDINELPLDLSEFDFVARDLG
- a CDS encoding glycosyltransferase family protein; this translates as MNDRKITFIICVNNEKYMDECRYYISQLEMPEGFERDIIEVREAKSMTSGYQTAMESSDAKYKIYMHQDVFLINRKMLHEMLDIFSDESIGLIGTFGGSLYPDGDVHLYWDKGSTLNANYSFVEQYKFGQMPIYEEVDAVDGMFMATQYDIDWDLRFTGFHMYDVTQSIRFRQSGYKVCVSMNDDSWTLHDSGYCDLSVYDDYREKLFEYYPECFYEKKNIERDPSQFDDDEVSLNKLFDEIIVSEKENYGHSKYENMTIESFWEEYCNVKFPVRRMEFGFPKEGWICLKNWILEKKITPTFLFFVAAHACLDPQKVADQIDELFA